In the genome of Coxiella burnetii, the window GTGAATTAGAGATTACGGATGTTAATCGCGTTTATTTAGACAGAAAGCAATTATCTGTGGTTGTTCTAGGACGCGGCGCCGCTTGGTTGGATACCGGTACGCATCACTCTTTGACCGAAGCGGGACAGTTTGTGAAGATTATTGAAGAGCGCCAAGGCTTGAAGCTGGCTTGCTTGGAGGAAATTGCTTATCTGAAAGGATTTATTACTGCGGATCAGTTGCAACGCTTGGCTGAAGCCATGCCTAAAAGCAGTTACAGTGATTATTTGATGAATTGCGTCCAAAAATTGCAATACAGCCTCTATCGGCCCGTCGAAGAAATGGTCTGGCAAGTTTAGGGCCTTTCCGGTTCAGCATAACTAATTGCCAATAAGCCTAAACGCTTAACAGTAACTCTAATTTTCCTGACTTCCAGATTTAGTAAAGTAGCCCGTATGCAGCGAAGCGAAATACGGGAAAACAATGATGTCATCTATCGTCCCCGTATTTCGCTTCGCTCAGACGGGGCTACTTAGCTTCGGCCGTGAAAACGCTCGATTCTTTGTCTGTCGGTAGACGGCCTACGCACGGAACGACGGACATTTTTTCAACTACTTGATATTCCCTCTTTACCCCGCTCCCTTAAGTTGACGCCTATTGCCCTTGCGGGAATGACGTATTGTCAAAATTAGAATTGCTGACACCTAGCCAAATCGTTGCATAATATTTTCTGCCGCTGATATTCCCATGCGCATCGCGCCATGCATATCGGGATAAGTAAATGCACCTTGGCGTCCTGTTGATACTAAATTAGTAATATTTTGCAGATGCTCCATCATGATATCCAGGTGTTTTTCAAAACCCAATGCAAAAATAGGATAACCTGTTTCGCAGCGAGTAAGATGAGTTTCAACAATTTCGTCAGGTTGGCAAAGACCTTCTTGTGCTAATTGGCTGAAAATTTGTTCTTTGACAGACGCTTCACCACGCCATTTAGGATCATCTATTTCACAAGTAGTTTCTACGATAAGAACAGTGTGATCTGGCGGATTTACTTCCAACCCAGCATTTTTAGGCTCGCAAATGCGATGAAAAATGTGATTGCGATAGTAAACAAAAAGCCCGTCAAAACATTTCGGTTTATTAACTAACAAGCCATAAATTGCGATGGGTTTATAACGGATGTGATTTACCGCATTTAAAACGTAATCGGGACAAACGGGATCGAGTCGCCGAATTAGCGCATTAATAGGAATAGTTGAAATACAAGCATCGCATTCTAATTCACGCGTCTCGCCATCTCTCTGGTAGATAATTTTTTTCACGTTATTATTTTCAGTAATAACGTTTTTTACTTCCGCTCGAAGCAACACCTCCCCACCTGCATCGATGACTGCTTTTGCCACACAGCGGGGCATCGTTTCAGATCCCGTGCGGGAATAATGGAGAATTTCTTTCGTCAAAGGACTCTCTGTCGTTTTCCCGCGGTCTTTAATTCCGATTTTTTCCAGTCCCTTCTTAAGCACGTCAACGGCGGTTAATTTCGGCATTTTTGAAGTAATAAAAGTGGCAGACAACCCCTTCGGGTGAATCCCCCAATACCGATGAGTAAAATCTTCGAAAAAGAATTTATACAAGGGTTTCCCATATAATTGAATCAACGCTTCTTCCGCATCCTTGGGGGTTTTGCGCACGATGGCATTTTTGAATTGAGCGGAAAATAAACCAGAAACTTGCCGACAAAGTTTAAAAAAAGGAATTCCTTTGATCATATCCTGAAATTGCAAAGGATAACGAAAATAACCGCCCGCCCATTTAATTCTTGCGTTAAGCTCAACCTCAATACGCTCTTCTCCCATCAACGTTTTAACGTCTTCAAAAATCTCTCGGTCAAAAGAATGAAACATATGCTGACCCGTATCATACCAATTTTCACCATACCGCTGAGCCGTCGCCAGCCCGCCCGGCCTTTCGCCCTTATCTAATACAGTCACACGAAAATTTTGACGCGTCAGTAACCGAGCGGCGTAAAGGCCCGCAGGACCTCCTCCTAAGATTGCAATATGTGGATTAGTTCTTTTCATTTTAAACAGTCACTACTTCAGTTTTTAACAATTTTTGTTGAATTCGATAAAGTCTCAATAATTCCGTATCGGGCAATTCTACATCATACCAACGAATGGGTTGGTCTCGTTCAAGATCATGCAATACGCGGGGTTTTTCATGGGTTTCTTCTGCTTCCAATAAACCGATGGGTAAATAATTCGCCTGATCGGCTGATTCGGCTTCATGGATTAACCCATAGGCGCCATCTCCTCCAATGCCATCCGCGAATAAATCACCCGTTTTTAATGGCTGTTTTGCATAGGCATAGACATCCGTTAACCGACCGTAGGTGGGCCTTAATACCGGTTTATTCCATAAAGCAGCTAGCGCAACCGCACGAGGCGTTTCTAAATGACATAAGTGATAGGGACGGTAAAATACATAATAAGGGTAACGGTTATGCACTTTATAATAATTTAAGTAGCTCTCTTGCAAACGGTCTTCGCATTTTCCGATAACATATACGCCTCCTCCAGGCTGGGCTCCTAATATGTAATCAACTCGGCCTTTTTCTCCATAAGCATCGAAATCAAACAAATTAACCGCCTCGGAGACATGTTTCGCCACAGGGCCTTCCATGCCCGGTTTTGTCGGAATTAGATTTGTACCGTTGGCAATTAACGCCATTTCGATATTTACTTTGGTGCCATCCGAATACGCCACGCAAGGAACCACTTTAAGATTAAGTTTTTTAGCGATTTCACGTTTGCTATCAGCAGTCGAATGACGATCCAGAAAACCTTTTATATTTCCTGCCTGAGTAATTTGAAACCCCCACAATTGTATTTCTTCAATCATGCGAGCAAGGACGCCATGTTGATCACCCGCATCGCTGGTGACAATAACGCCGTGTTTTGCAGCCTCATGTTGTAAATAAAACCCAAGAAAAAGATCCACATGCGCATTCAATAAAACGACATGCGCTTTACGATGAATAGCCTTAAGCGCATACCTTGCAGAAATACCGATGGTACTGGTCGCGTCTACTAACACATCGAATTCGATGTTAGGATCGTCCAACGCTTGATCCGCGTTAGAATATAATTTCGTCTCCTTGCCATAAGCAATTTGGGCTCTTTGCACAGATTCCATCGTCGTTGCCGCGATAAAAGCCAATCTCATTCCTGGCGTTCTTCCAATTTGCCATGCGATCCCGGTCCCCATCGAACCGGCGCCAATTAACCCTACCCGTATGGGTGATCCAGTTTTCTCGCGATACTGCAATTCGTTTAACATAACACTTCTCTCCTTATTTTATATTAAGTATGCCATCGTATTTTATAACAGGCTGCAAGATACGATGCCATTTTTCCAATTCTTGATACCAGTTTAATGTAATCGTTTCAGCGGTTTTTTGTAGCTGATTATTTTTTAATTTTTCGATGAGTTCAACGGCACCTTTCGCCGCATCCCACTGTGGTTGCCAATTTAAAATTCGTTTAATTTTATCAAACGAAACATAATAACTGCGATGATCAGGATCGCCGTACCATTCAATAGCTATTTTTTCATCGAGCTTTTGGCCAACAACTTCTGCTATTAATTGTCCTAATGGTTGTAACTGGTAATTTTGTTCTTCGCACCCCACATTAATAATCTGTCCGTTAATTTCCGATGCGTCGGCCTGAAGCAGCAATACCATAACGTCAGTGGTGTCTTGCACGTGAACCATCGGTCGATATTGCGTCCCATCGCGCATCAATGGAATACATTTATCTTCCCAAGCTCCATAAACCATTCCGTTGATAGCCAAATCAAAACGCATCCGGGGGCTGTATCCATAGACGGTGGCTTGCCGCATAACGGTGACGGTAAAATCATCGGTAGCCAATGGCAGAATTTCTTTTTCGGCTTTTTCATTAGCTTTAGCATAAGTGGTCAGTGGATTGGTTTTCGCTGTTTCATCGACAGCGCCTTTTTGAAAACCATAAATACTGCAACTAGAGGGTAAAATATAGCGTTTCACTTTTTGCTGTTTCGCTAGAGTAGCGGACTGGACACGGGCTTGGTGATTAATCTCCCAAGTTGCTTTCTCAAATATATCCCCACTCGGATCATTCGAAACAGCAGCTAGGTCAATGACGTAGTCCACATTGGTAAACAGAGACGGTTGTAAACGCCGAACATCTTCGTTAATTAACTCTAAATGGGGGTGTTGCGAGAGCTTATCTGAACCAAAATAAAAACGGTCCACGGCCTTGACGTGATAACCTTTATTTAATAATTTCGGCACGAGTACACTGCCAATATATCCCCCTGCACCGGTTACTAACACTGTTTCCATTATCAACTCCCGTGGTATTGCGCGTTAATTTCTGCCCGTTGCAAAAATACCCCCGCCGCATCCTTTTCAGAAAGCAAAAGATTATTTTTGATCGGCCACTTAATATTAATGTCAGGGTCGTCCCAACGAATGTATCTCTCTGATTCGGGAACATACTCTGCTGTGCACTTATATAATAAATGTGTATTTTCCTCCAATACCAGCATACCATGAGCAAAACCAGGAGGTATCCAGAGCATGTGATTATTGGTAGAAGAAAGTTCTGTGGAAACCCATTTTCCGAATGTCGGTGATTCCCGTCGTAAATCAACGGCTACATCGAATACTTTACCTAAAACCACACGCACTAATTTTCCTTGCGCATGAGGGTCCAGTTGGTAATGTAATCCTCTCAATACGCCTTTCTTCATTGATAAAGAATGATTATCTTGCAAAAATTCCCCATTAATACCATGGCGCCTAAAATCGCTTTGCTTGAAGGTTTCTATAAAAAAGCCTCGGTCATCCGTAAAAACTTTGGGTTTAATCAAAATGACTTCAGGAATAAGCATTTTTTGAAATTCAAATGGCATACAAGGTCCTTAAAGGCTTACATAACGTTGAATAACATAATCAGCAAAAGCCATTGAACTGGTAAAAGCCGGTGAAATTGCATTTAAAATATGAATTGTATTTTCATTTCTTTCAATAACAAAGTCCATCATTAATTCTTTGGTTTGCCAATTAACCAGTTGAGGGCGCAGTCCGACTTTATAAGTTTGCATTAACCATTCCCGTTTGAGCTGTTTAACTAATTTCTTAGCGTCTTCGAAAAAGAATTTTTTGATGTACTTGAAAGGCTCTGTCATCGCTACTTTTCTAAATTTAGGATTGTGCATAAATAAAATTAAATTTTGAAAAGCAATTTTTAGGGCTTCGCTACCGATGCCTTTTAACAACCCATAATTCTCTCGTCCAAATGCAGGAATCGCGGTTGGACCTAAATAAACATCGCCGGAAGCGCTTTTGGTAAAATGCACACCTAAAAAGGGATTCTGAATATTGGGCACTGGATAAATATTGCCGTGAACTAAATGGGAGCAATCCGGCCTTAATTTTTTATAAATTCCCTTAAAGGGAATAAACGAATAATTTTGACCTACCGAAAATTCATGGGCGACCCTATCGGCATAGGCGCCTGCGGCGTTGATTAATAAGTCGAACTGGATAGTGCCGTTAGTTGTTTTTACGGTATTTTTATTCATTCGACTTAAAAATTGGGTCTGAAATAAAATATCGACATGCCCTGTCGCTTGTAATTCTTTTAGTAAACATCGCATAATTTGTTTCGGATCAACGATTACCGTATCTTTAGAATAAAGGGCCTTTTCAGTCGTTTTCGCGTAGGGCTCAATCTCAGCCGTTTGCTTTTCATCGATAATTTCAACATTGGCCCCATTCGTTTTAGCGCGACGCTCAAGCTCCAATAACACCGGGAGCTCTTCAGGCTGGCGGGTTACAATCACCTTGCCCGATGGATTGAGATAGAGTTGATGCGCTTCACAGAATTGACGCATCAATTTATTGCCCTTTAGACAAAGTTTGGCCTTTAAACTTTCCGGCGGATAATAGACACCGGCATGCAATACACCACTGTTTCGACCCGAAGCGTGTAAGGCAATATCGGATTCTTTTTCGATAATAATGAGGCGGCGGGTCCCCCAGGCAATGAGCTCTCGCGCCAGCGTAAAACCGACAATTCCTCCTCCAATAATTAAAACTTCACACCGCTTCAGGTGAGGGCTTTGAGGAAGGGAAATGGATGTCATCAAGCGGCGTCCTTAAATCGTACTGCGTTTGCTCTACCCGCGTCCAAATATGCCGAAGCTTTGCATGAATCTTATAGCCTGTCAAGGCGCTAGCTTTTTTGAGGAAACATCAGTAAAATGCCTGGTTCTTGAGAGTAGGAGAGTAACCCATGGCTGCTGAAAGTTTTGAATTAATAGCCGAATTACGTGAATTCACGGGCAAAAGCGCGGCGCGCCGAATGCGGCGTTTTGAAGATAAAGTCCCCGGGACTGTTTACGGTGCGGGTAAAGCCCCCCAATCCATTACCTTACTGCAAAAAGACCTTTTAAAAGCCCTTGAAAGTGAATCCACCTTTTCATCCATTCTCACGCTTAAAGTCGGTGACAAAAAGCAAAAAGTGATTCTTAAAGCGCTACAACGGCATCACACGAAGCCTAAAATTGTGCACATTGATTTTCAGCGCATCAAAGCTTCTGAAAAATTAATCATGAATGTGCCTTTGCACTTCCTGGGTGAAGACGATTGCCCTGGCGTTGAGGCGGGTGGGGTCGTTTCACACCTGCAAAGCGAAGTCGAGATTCGCTGCTTACCGGCCGACTTGCCAGAATACATCGAGGTGGATTTATCTCACCTTCAATTGGACGAGTCCGTGCATTTGTCCAACCTTAAATTGCCTGCCGGTGTGGGATTAACCTCGGCGGTAGATGAAGAACACGATTCGCCAATCGCGAGCGTTCACATGCCAAGAGTCAGCAAGGCAGACGTGGAAGCCGAAGCC includes:
- the lhgO gene encoding L-2-hydroxyglutarate oxidase: MTSISLPQSPHLKRCEVLIIGGGIVGFTLARELIAWGTRRLIIIEKESDIALHASGRNSGVLHAGVYYPPESLKAKLCLKGNKLMRQFCEAHQLYLNPSGKVIVTRQPEELPVLLELERRAKTNGANVEIIDEKQTAEIEPYAKTTEKALYSKDTVIVDPKQIMRCLLKELQATGHVDILFQTQFLSRMNKNTVKTTNGTIQFDLLINAAGAYADRVAHEFSVGQNYSFIPFKGIYKKLRPDCSHLVHGNIYPVPNIQNPFLGVHFTKSASGDVYLGPTAIPAFGRENYGLLKGIGSEALKIAFQNLILFMHNPKFRKVAMTEPFKYIKKFFFEDAKKLVKQLKREWLMQTYKVGLRPQLVNWQTKELMMDFVIERNENTIHILNAISPAFTSSMAFADYVIQRYVSL
- a CDS encoding homoserine dehydrogenase; translated protein: MLNELQYREKTGSPIRVGLIGAGSMGTGIAWQIGRTPGMRLAFIAATTMESVQRAQIAYGKETKLYSNADQALDDPNIEFDVLVDATSTIGISARYALKAIHRKAHVVLLNAHVDLFLGFYLQHEAAKHGVIVTSDAGDQHGVLARMIEEIQLWGFQITQAGNIKGFLDRHSTADSKREIAKKLNLKVVPCVAYSDGTKVNIEMALIANGTNLIPTKPGMEGPVAKHVSEAVNLFDFDAYGEKGRVDYILGAQPGGGVYVIGKCEDRLQESYLNYYKVHNRYPYYVFYRPYHLCHLETPRAVALAALWNKPVLRPTYGRLTDVYAYAKQPLKTGDLFADGIGGDGAYGLIHEAESADQANYLPIGLLEAEETHEKPRVLHDLERDQPIRWYDVELPDTELLRLYRIQQKLLKTEVVTV
- a CDS encoding NAD-dependent epimerase/dehydratase family protein gives rise to the protein MIMETVLVTGAGGYIGSVLVPKLLNKGYHVKAVDRFYFGSDKLSQHPHLELINEDVRRLQPSLFTNVDYVIDLAAVSNDPSGDIFEKATWEINHQARVQSATLAKQQKVKRYILPSSCSIYGFQKGAVDETAKTNPLTTYAKANEKAEKEILPLATDDFTVTVMRQATVYGYSPRMRFDLAINGMVYGAWEDKCIPLMRDGTQYRPMVHVQDTTDVMVLLLQADASEINGQIINVGCEEQNYQLQPLGQLIAEVVGQKLDEKIAIEWYGDPDHRSYYVSFDKIKRILNWQPQWDAAKGAVELIEKLKNNQLQKTAETITLNWYQELEKWHRILQPVIKYDGILNIK
- a CDS encoding 50S ribosomal protein L25/general stress protein Ctc; translated protein: MAAESFELIAELREFTGKSAARRMRRFEDKVPGTVYGAGKAPQSITLLQKDLLKALESESTFSSILTLKVGDKKQKVILKALQRHHTKPKIVHIDFQRIKASEKLIMNVPLHFLGEDDCPGVEAGGVVSHLQSEVEIRCLPADLPEYIEVDLSHLQLDESVHLSNLKLPAGVGLTSAVDEEHDSPIASVHMPRVSKADVEAEAAEAALAKEAATEAAEEEETEKPASEAEASGEAEQADTDKKE
- a CDS encoding protoporphyrinogen/coproporphyrinogen oxidase, which produces MKRTNPHIAILGGGPAGLYAARLLTRQNFRVTVLDKGERPGGLATAQRYGENWYDTGQHMFHSFDREIFEDVKTLMGEERIEVELNARIKWAGGYFRYPLQFQDMIKGIPFFKLCRQVSGLFSAQFKNAIVRKTPKDAEEALIQLYGKPLYKFFFEDFTHRYWGIHPKGLSATFITSKMPKLTAVDVLKKGLEKIGIKDRGKTTESPLTKEILHYSRTGSETMPRCVAKAVIDAGGEVLLRAEVKNVITENNNVKKIIYQRDGETRELECDACISTIPINALIRRLDPVCPDYVLNAVNHIRYKPIAIYGLLVNKPKCFDGLFVYYRNHIFHRICEPKNAGLEVNPPDHTVLIVETTCEIDDPKWRGEASVKEQIFSQLAQEGLCQPDEIVETHLTRCETGYPIFALGFEKHLDIMMEHLQNITNLVSTGRQGAFTYPDMHGAMRMGISAAENIMQRFG
- the rfbC gene encoding dTDP-4-dehydrorhamnose 3,5-epimerase, whose protein sequence is MPFEFQKMLIPEVILIKPKVFTDDRGFFIETFKQSDFRRHGINGEFLQDNHSLSMKKGVLRGLHYQLDPHAQGKLVRVVLGKVFDVAVDLRRESPTFGKWVSTELSSTNNHMLWIPPGFAHGMLVLEENTHLLYKCTAEYVPESERYIRWDDPDINIKWPIKNNLLLSEKDAAGVFLQRAEINAQYHGS